From the Tripterygium wilfordii isolate XIE 37 chromosome 6, ASM1340144v1, whole genome shotgun sequence genome, one window contains:
- the LOC120000800 gene encoding uncharacterized protein LOC120000800, which produces MAWRQIICKARPFPILPQSPQSTPGFLRFFSKSTTPYIVKVGIPEFLNGIGGGVEAHVAKLESEIGDLQKLLVTRTLKLKKLGIPCKHRKLMLKYTHKYRLGLWRPRAEPVKA; this is translated from the exons ATGGCATGGAGGCAAATAATCTGCAAAGCAAGACCATTTCCAATCCTTCCACAATCGCCACAATCGACTCCTGGGTTTCTTAGATTCTTCTCCAAGTCCACAACTCCGTATATAG TCAAAGTTGGAATACCAGAATTTCTGAATGGAATAGGGGGAGGGGTTGAAGCCCATGTGGCCAAGCTTGAATCTGAGATTGGAGACCTTCAGAAGCTGCTTGTTACTCGTACACTTAAACTCAAGAAACTTGGCATCCCCTGCAAGCAT AGAAAGCTGATGTTGAAATACACCCACAAATATAGACTGGGACTATGGAGGCCTAGAGCTGAACCGGTGAAAGCGTGA
- the LOC120000559 gene encoding transcription factor bHLH149-like has translation MESMIADLESNHQRKKRRKIEDDHNNDGNQQLKRRWRTRREQQIYSQKLLEALRRTRRGTLRGREIKETADRVLATSAKGTTRWSRAILTSRIGRLRLKKRRRTRVTGQRRLKRKEEFAGVKRKLPGAERKVKVLGRLVPGCRKLSFTSLLDEASDYIAALEMQVRAMTTLTQILSGAPTSPLLQADGEATTRYERC, from the coding sequence ATGGAATCGATGATCGCAGACCTGGAATCGAATCATCAGCGGAAGAAGCGGAGAAAAATCGAAGACGATCACAACAACGACGGGAACCAGCAGTTGAAGAGAAGATGGAGGACGAGAAGAGAGCAGCAGATCTACTCCCAGAAGCTTCTGGAGGCTTTAAGGAGAACTCGGCGGGGGACATTGAGAGGCCGAGAGATAAAGGAAACGGCCGACCGAGTCCTGGCCACTTCCGCTAAGGGCACGACTCGGTGGAGTCGGGCGATTCTGACGAGTCGAATCGGTAGGTTGAGGCTAAAGAAACGAAGGCGCACGAGAGTGACGGGCCAGCGCCGGTTGAAGAGGAAGGAGGAGTTTGCCGGAGTGAAGAGGAAGTTGCCGGGTGCGGAGAGGAAAGTGAAGGTTCTTGGGCGGTTGGTTCCTGGTTGCCGGAAATTGTCGTTTACGAGTCTTCTAGATGAAGCCAGCGATTATATTGCAGCTCTGGAGATGCAGGTGCGAGCCATGACTACTCTCACTCAGATTCTCTCTGGCGCGCCGACGAGCCCCCTTCTCCAAGCTGATGGTGAAGCCACGACTCGTTATGAAAgatgttaa
- the LOC119999842 gene encoding RING finger protein B-like, with product MGSLGFETPKKKAMWLYPKVLGFNPSERWGHSACSSQGLVYVFGGCCGGLHFSDVLTLNLDTMAWSTLTTIGQGPGLRDSHSAVLLGQKMIVFGGTNGSKKINDLHILDLMTKEWSRPECKGTPPSPRESHTATLIGNSKIVIFGGSGEGEANYLNDLHVLDFKTMAWTSPEMKGDIPVPRDSHSAVAIGNKLFVYGGDRGDRYNGDVDMLDMDTLTWSRVAVQGFSPRARAGHAAVNSGTKVYIIGGVGDKHYNNDVWVLDVSSCSWTQLDVCGQKPQGRFSHTAVATGSDITIYGGCGEDERPLNELLILQLGAEHPNGRYNISMCKIIGKHWNQERRRFAGGTENNLRSKFYGKNEVLQKGAHQVESESIQSYRLISDSSHPKRKRISNSKVWEAESEQEEHSLSLSQHSSPSQSDQEQTTVRKTADSIRGMQGLHLLKQFNQNPTRCQPNHAASNQKEDRNTLQITPQDLQFLREHQKHALHVQCPLVGQASRQGMQFLKPLEAGPIHSLVGADVRGKVDGAFDSGLLMTATVDGKIFRGVLFAPGAGSISKGGQTSTQNAVALPLSNTARLESLRPMQQSFTTSMPESGQNNLQTQVSRPYHQPVIRANQSLGKDPKSRSDLQGLVLTLGGPGRGL from the exons atgggGTCTCTGGGATTTGAAACTCCGAAGAAGAAGGCAATGTGGCTCTATCCAAAGGTTTTGGGATTTAATCCTTCTGAGAGATGGGGACACTCAGCTTGCTCTTCTCAGGGCCTTGTTTATGTCTTTGGG GGATGTTGTGGGGGTCTCCATTTCAGCGACGTTCTTACGCTGAATCTTGATACAATGGCTTGGAGCACTCTGACAACCATCGGTCAAGGGCCTGGCCTGAGGGATAGTCACAGTGCTGTCCTTTTAGGGCAGAAGATGATAGTGTTTGGTGGAACCAATGGTTCAAAGAAGATCAATGATCTTCATATCCTGGACCTTATGACTAAAGAATGGTCTCGACCTGAATGTAAAGGGACTCCGCCTTCTCCTCGTGAAAGTCACACTGCCACGCTTATTGGTAACAGCAAAATAGTGATTTTTGGGGGCAGTGGAGAAGGTGAAGCCAATTACTTGAATGACTTGCATGTATTAGACTTCAAAACAATGGCATGGACTTCACCAGAAATGAAAGGAGATATTCCTGTTCCGAGAGATAGTCATAGTGCTGTTGCAATTGGCAACAAGCTCTTTGTGTATGGTGGAGACCGTGGTGATCGCTATAATGGCGATGTTGATATGCTTGATATGGACACGCTTACATGGTCAAGG GTTGCCGTTCAAGGGTTTTCACCGCGAGCTAGAGCAGGTCATGCTGCTGTGAATAGTGGAACAAAG GTTTATATTATTGGAGGGGTTGGAGATAAACATTACAACAACGATGTTTGGGTCCTTGATGTTAGTTCTTGCTCATGGACTCAGCTCGATGTGTGTGGCCAGAAACCTCAAGGGCGGTTTTCACATACTGCTGTTGCCACAGGCTCGGATATTACAATCTATGGAGG GTGCGGGGAAGATGAGCGCCCTCTTAATGAGTTGTTGATCTTGCAACTTGGAGCAGAACATCCTAATGGTCGTTACAACATTTCTATGTGCAAGATTATCGGTAAACATTGGAATCAAGAACGAAGAAGATTCGCTGGAGGAACTGAAAATAATTTG AGAAGTAAGTTTTATGGAAAGAATGAAGTTTTACAAAAAGGAGCTCATCAAGTGGAATCTGAATCGATTCAATCTTATCGGCTGATTTCAG ATTCTTCACATCCAAAGAGGAAAAGAATCTCCAATTCAAAGGTGTGGGAGGCTGAGTCCGAGCAAGAAGAGCATTCTCTCTCACTTTCCCAGCATTCTTCTCCCTCTCAATCGGACCAAGAACAGACCACAGTGCGGAAAACCGCAGATTCTATTAGAGGCATGCAAGGGCTTCATTTGCTCAAGCAGTTCAATCAAAACCCCACCAGGTGCCAGCCCAACCATGCTGCAAGCAACCAGAAAGAAGATAGAAATACACTCCAAATAACTCCACAGGATCTCCAATTTCTTAGAGAACATCAAAAACACGCATTGCATGTACAATGTCCTCTTGTTGGTCAAGCAAGTCGACAAGGGATGCAATTTCTGAAACCCTTAGAGGCTGGGCCGATTCATAGCCTG GTTGGTGCTGATGTGAGAGGAAAAGTTGATGGAGCCTTTGATTCGGGTTTGTTGATGACGGCTACTGTTGACGGGAAGATCTTTAGAGGGGTCTTGTTTGCTCCA GGAGCGGGATCTATATCGAAAGGAGGTCAAACTTCAACGCAAAACGCTGTTGCTCTGCCATTGTCAAACACGGCTCGTCTTGAATCCTTAAGGCCTATGCAGCAGTCATTCACAACTTCCATGCCTGAGTCTGGTCAAAACAATCTGCAAACTCAAGTTAGTAGACCATATCATCAACCAGTGATTCGAGCCAACCAGTCTTTAGGGAAAGATCCGAAGTCGAGAAGTGATCTTCAAGGTCTTGTTCTAACGTTGGGAGGACCTGGACGTGGACTTTGA